A genomic window from Methylorubrum extorquens includes:
- a CDS encoding RNA-binding S4 domain-containing protein: MSAGRQRLDKWLWFARFARTRSMAARLVTDGHVRVNGTRADAPAKAIHCGDVLTVAAPHGTMLVRVLDLGERRGGAPEAQQLYEPVGEAGS; this comes from the coding sequence ATGAGCGCGGGGCGCCAGCGCCTCGACAAGTGGCTGTGGTTCGCGCGCTTCGCGCGAACCCGCTCGATGGCGGCCCGGCTGGTGACCGACGGGCATGTCCGCGTGAACGGCACCCGTGCCGACGCGCCGGCCAAGGCCATCCATTGCGGCGACGTGCTCACCGTCGCCGCTCCCCACGGGACGATGCTGGTACGGGTACTCGATCTCGGCGAACGCCGCGGCGGCGCCCCGGAGGCGCAGCAGCTCTACGAACCGGTCGGCGAGGCCGGTTCCTGA
- the cysE gene encoding serine O-acetyltransferase: MSATLAIVPPLRATSRSTAERDVWEAMRAEAEAALIEEPLYAGLIQATVLDQRSLWESLAYRLAHRLGDGDLSRLTMRDLCLAAFEADPHAGANAVRDLVAIRERDPTCRRYIDPFLFYKGFAALQGYRVAHWLWHQGRATLALHVQSRISEVFGCDIHPAARIGSGVFIDHATGVVIGETTVVADDVSILQSVTLGGNGKESGDRHPKIARGVLLSVGAKVLGNIRVGEGAKVAAAAVVLHEVPAHTTVAGVPARVVSRLRSDEEPAQTMDQSFGFGDGI; the protein is encoded by the coding sequence GTGAGCGCAACCCTGGCGATCGTCCCGCCCTTGCGGGCGACAAGCCGCAGTACCGCGGAGAGGGATGTCTGGGAGGCGATGCGCGCGGAGGCCGAGGCGGCGCTGATCGAGGAGCCGCTCTACGCGGGCCTGATCCAGGCGACGGTGCTCGACCAGCGCAGCCTGTGGGAGTCTCTGGCCTACCGCCTTGCCCACCGGCTCGGCGACGGTGACCTGTCGCGGCTGACCATGCGCGACCTCTGCCTCGCCGCCTTCGAGGCCGATCCGCATGCCGGCGCGAACGCGGTGCGCGACCTCGTGGCGATCCGCGAGCGCGACCCGACCTGCCGCCGCTACATCGACCCGTTCCTCTTCTACAAGGGATTTGCCGCTCTGCAGGGCTACCGCGTCGCGCACTGGCTCTGGCACCAGGGTCGGGCGACGCTCGCCCTGCACGTGCAGAGCCGCATCTCCGAGGTGTTCGGCTGCGACATTCATCCGGCGGCGCGGATCGGCTCGGGGGTTTTCATCGATCATGCCACCGGCGTCGTCATCGGCGAGACCACGGTCGTGGCCGACGACGTCTCGATCCTCCAATCGGTAACGCTCGGCGGCAACGGCAAGGAGAGTGGCGACCGGCACCCGAAGATCGCCCGCGGCGTGCTGCTCAGCGTCGGCGCCAAGGTGCTCGGCAACATCCGGGTCGGGGAAGGCGCCAAGGTCGCCGCCGCCGCGGTGGTGCTGCACGAGGTGCCCGCCCACACCACCGTCGCGGGCGTGCCGGCGCGGGTGGTTTCGCGCCTGCGGAGCGACGAGGAGCCCGCCCAGACCATGGATCAGTCCTTCGGTTTCGGCGACGGGATCTGA
- a CDS encoding SDR family NAD(P)-dependent oxidoreductase, with the protein MAQPSHAAAPTPFTAGRTAVVTGAASGIGLAAAEAFAARGLRVILADLPGEALELARSNLEATGASARAVPTDVGDGAAMEALAEAASQDGPPAVVMLNAGIEAGGRIFSDEATWRRILDTNLWGVIHGIRAFAPRLIAGGEPGAVIVTGSKQGITTPPGNAPYNVSKAGVKAATEALAHELRERGAPVSAHLFIPGFVYTGLAKARGMTERPHGAWTPEETVDFLLERMAAGDFYILCPDNETTRVQDERRIAWAAGDVIKNRPALSRWHPDWRDRFASFMQEDR; encoded by the coding sequence ATGGCGCAGCCGAGCCACGCCGCCGCACCCACCCCGTTCACAGCCGGACGGACAGCGGTCGTCACCGGAGCAGCCAGCGGAATCGGTCTTGCTGCCGCTGAAGCCTTCGCGGCGCGTGGCCTGCGCGTCATTCTCGCCGACCTGCCCGGCGAGGCACTGGAACTGGCGAGGTCCAACCTCGAAGCGACCGGTGCCTCGGCGCGCGCCGTCCCCACCGATGTCGGGGACGGTGCCGCGATGGAGGCCTTGGCGGAAGCGGCTTCGCAGGACGGGCCGCCCGCGGTCGTGATGCTGAATGCCGGAATCGAGGCGGGCGGCCGGATCTTCTCGGATGAGGCAACGTGGCGGCGCATCCTCGACACGAACCTCTGGGGCGTGATCCACGGCATCCGCGCCTTCGCTCCCCGCCTCATCGCGGGCGGCGAGCCCGGTGCGGTGATCGTGACGGGTTCGAAGCAGGGGATCACCACGCCGCCGGGCAACGCGCCCTACAATGTGTCCAAGGCCGGCGTGAAGGCAGCGACCGAAGCGTTGGCTCACGAGTTGCGCGAGCGCGGTGCGCCCGTAAGTGCGCACCTGTTCATCCCCGGCTTCGTTTATACCGGGCTCGCCAAGGCGCGCGGCATGACCGAGCGACCCCACGGAGCCTGGACGCCGGAAGAAACCGTTGATTTCCTGCTGGAGCGGATGGCGGCCGGAGACTTCTACATCCTCTGCCCCGACAACGAGACGACACGAGTCCAGGACGAGCGGCGCATCGCCTGGGCCGCGGGCGATGTCATCAAGAACCGTCCCGCCCTGTCACGCTGGCATCCGGATTGGCGCGACCGCTTCGCCTCCTTCATGCAGGAGGACCGGTGA
- a CDS encoding helicase-related protein codes for MTLRTLHREARARGVTAVLGPTNTGKTHMAIERMLLHPTGMIGLPLRLLAREVYLRVVAKVGAENVALITGEEKIKPDRPRYWICTIEAMPRDLDVAFVAIDEIQLAADMDRGHVFTDRLLYRRGREETLLIGSSTMLPLVQALIPGVQTTTRPRLSSLTFAGEKKISRLPHRTAIVAFSAEEVYAIAELIRRQRGGAAVVLGALSPRTRNAQVELYQSGDVDYLVATDAVGMGLNLDVDHVAFAANWKYDGTRFRKLSPAEMGQIAGRAGRHIADGTFGSTGRCPPFEPEMVEALETHDFEPVRMLQWRNPDLEFASLERLQASLDEHPHEQGLTRAPMGEDQQAFEILMREEDIRDMAKGPAAVRRLWDTCGVPDYRKVHPQTHADLVAQLYRFLMRGMAGRIPNDWFARHVAMIDRTDGDIDALSQRIAQGRTWTFVANRPDWLLDPLHWQGETRRVEDRLSDALHERLASRFVDRRTSVLMRRLREKTMLEAEITSGGDVTVEGQHVGRLHGFQFVPDPQAEGHEAKTLRSAADKALAGEIEARADRFASAADASLVLSHDGIIRWTGDPVAKLTPGDKLFEPGIRLIADDSLSGASREKVETRLAAWLRAHIVRLLGPLMEIETAADLTGLARGIGYQVVEALGVLERAKVAHEMRTLDQDGRANLRRHGVRFGAYHIFLPALLKPAPRTLAAQLWALKNGGLDQPGLDEIAHLASSGRTSIKVDPNIAKGLYRAAGFRVCGERAVRVDILERLADLIRPAIAYRPGTTPGEPPAGSADGDGFVATVNMTSLVGCSGEDFASILKSLGYVAQNRAGPAITVPLVAAAPTVPAARPDEAASQETATQDTASETSATEETPVDEAAAEATSQDATAVDATAEPSDETAPAEATSDAEGETETVTAEAEPTAGETVEAPAEADAPVEESAPSEAETSPEAAAPMPAETADAAQAAAATGEVEAVDAADSAIPADEPAADTESAEASTEATEAAPAAPETVEVWHLHRPQRHTGQRPGRGQGRPDGRQEGRQDGRQDGRQGERRNDGPRRPREDRPEGGRPARADGRGDSRREGQGEGARREPQGGRNRPERRDENRRPSTEPRPPRRERQPDPDSPFAALAALKAKLESDGGKR; via the coding sequence ATGACGCTCCGCACCCTTCACCGCGAGGCCCGCGCGCGCGGGGTCACGGCGGTGCTCGGCCCGACCAACACGGGCAAGACGCACATGGCCATCGAGCGGATGCTCCTGCATCCGACCGGCATGATCGGCCTGCCCCTGAGGCTCCTGGCCCGAGAGGTCTACCTGCGCGTGGTCGCCAAGGTCGGCGCTGAGAACGTCGCGCTCATCACCGGCGAGGAGAAGATCAAGCCGGATCGGCCGCGCTACTGGATCTGCACCATCGAGGCGATGCCGCGCGACCTCGACGTCGCCTTCGTCGCGATCGACGAGATCCAGCTCGCCGCCGACATGGATCGCGGCCACGTCTTCACCGATCGCCTGCTCTACCGGCGGGGCCGCGAGGAGACGCTGCTGATCGGCTCCTCGACCATGCTGCCGCTGGTGCAGGCGCTGATCCCCGGCGTGCAGACGACGACGCGCCCGCGTCTTTCGAGCCTGACCTTCGCGGGCGAGAAGAAGATCTCGCGGCTGCCGCACCGCACCGCGATCGTCGCCTTCTCGGCCGAGGAGGTTTACGCCATCGCCGAGCTGATCCGGCGCCAGCGCGGCGGTGCGGCGGTGGTGCTCGGCGCGCTCTCGCCCCGCACCCGCAACGCCCAGGTCGAACTCTATCAATCGGGCGACGTCGATTACCTCGTCGCCACCGACGCGGTCGGCATGGGGCTCAACCTCGACGTCGATCACGTGGCCTTCGCCGCGAACTGGAAATACGACGGCACCCGCTTCCGCAAACTGTCCCCAGCCGAGATGGGCCAGATCGCCGGGCGCGCCGGGCGCCATATCGCCGACGGTACGTTCGGTTCGACGGGGCGCTGCCCACCCTTCGAGCCGGAGATGGTCGAGGCGCTGGAGACCCACGATTTCGAGCCCGTGCGCATGCTGCAATGGCGCAACCCGGACCTCGAATTCGCCTCGCTGGAACGGCTGCAGGCGAGCCTCGACGAACATCCGCACGAACAGGGCCTGACCCGCGCGCCGATGGGCGAGGACCAGCAGGCGTTCGAAATCCTGATGCGCGAGGAAGACATTCGCGACATGGCGAAAGGGCCGGCAGCGGTGCGCCGGCTGTGGGACACCTGCGGCGTGCCGGACTACCGCAAGGTCCACCCGCAGACCCATGCCGACCTCGTGGCCCAGCTCTACCGCTTCCTGATGCGCGGCATGGCGGGCCGCATCCCCAACGACTGGTTCGCCCGCCACGTGGCGATGATCGACCGCACCGACGGCGACATCGACGCCCTGTCCCAGCGCATCGCGCAGGGGCGGACCTGGACCTTCGTGGCGAACAGGCCCGACTGGTTGCTCGATCCTCTGCATTGGCAGGGCGAGACGCGTCGGGTAGAGGACAGATTGTCCGACGCCCTGCACGAGCGCCTCGCGAGCCGCTTCGTCGATAGGCGCACCAGCGTCCTGATGCGGCGCTTGAGAGAGAAGACGATGCTGGAAGCCGAAATCACCTCCGGCGGTGACGTCACCGTCGAGGGTCAACATGTGGGCCGTCTTCACGGCTTCCAATTCGTGCCCGACCCACAAGCCGAGGGCCACGAAGCCAAGACGCTGCGCTCCGCCGCCGACAAGGCGCTGGCCGGCGAGATCGAGGCGCGGGCCGACCGCTTCGCCTCGGCCGCCGACGCGTCGCTGGTGCTCTCGCATGACGGCATCATCCGCTGGACCGGCGATCCCGTCGCCAAGCTGACGCCGGGCGACAAGCTGTTCGAGCCCGGCATCCGCCTCATCGCCGACGACAGCCTGTCCGGCGCGTCCCGCGAAAAGGTCGAGACGCGGCTGGCGGCATGGCTGCGCGCCCACATCGTGCGCCTGCTCGGGCCGCTGATGGAGATCGAGACGGCGGCCGACCTCACAGGGCTCGCCCGCGGCATCGGCTATCAGGTGGTCGAGGCGCTCGGCGTGCTGGAGCGGGCCAAGGTGGCGCACGAGATGCGCACCCTCGATCAGGACGGGCGGGCCAATCTCCGCCGTCACGGCGTGCGCTTCGGCGCCTACCACATCTTCCTGCCCGCGCTGCTGAAGCCGGCCCCGCGCACCCTCGCCGCCCAGCTCTGGGCGCTGAAGAACGGCGGCCTCGACCAGCCCGGCCTCGACGAGATCGCGCATCTGGCCAGTTCCGGCCGCACCTCGATCAAGGTCGATCCCAACATCGCCAAGGGTCTCTACCGCGCCGCCGGCTTCCGGGTCTGCGGCGAGCGGGCGGTGCGCGTCGATATCCTGGAGCGGCTCGCCGACCTGATCCGCCCGGCCATCGCCTACCGCCCCGGCACGACCCCGGGCGAGCCGCCGGCCGGCAGCGCGGACGGCGACGGCTTCGTCGCCACCGTGAACATGACCTCGCTCGTCGGCTGCTCGGGCGAGGATTTCGCCTCGATCCTGAAGTCCTTGGGCTACGTCGCGCAGAACCGTGCCGGCCCGGCCATCACCGTGCCCCTGGTCGCGGCAGCACCGACCGTCCCCGCCGCACGCCCCGACGAGGCCGCATCGCAGGAGACGGCGACCCAAGACACCGCCAGCGAGACATCGGCGACCGAGGAGACACCGGTCGACGAGGCGGCAGCCGAAGCGACGTCCCAGGACGCGACCGCCGTCGATGCCACGGCCGAGCCGAGCGACGAGACGGCGCCTGCCGAGGCAACGTCCGACGCCGAGGGTGAAACCGAGACCGTCACCGCCGAGGCCGAGCCCACCGCGGGAGAGACGGTCGAAGCACCGGCCGAAGCGGATGCCCCGGTTGAGGAATCGGCACCGAGCGAGGCCGAGACGTCTCCCGAAGCCGCCGCACCGATGCCGGCCGAGACCGCCGATGCCGCGCAGGCGGCTGCGGCGACCGGAGAGGTCGAGGCGGTGGACGCCGCCGATTCGGCGATCCCTGCGGACGAGCCCGCCGCGGACACCGAGTCGGCTGAAGCAAGCACGGAAGCGACCGAGGCTGCGCCGGCCGCTCCTGAGACTGTCGAGGTCTGGCATCTTCACCGTCCGCAGCGTCACACCGGTCAGCGGCCCGGCCGCGGCCAGGGACGTCCGGACGGACGCCAAGAGGGCAGACAGGACGGCCGTCAGGATGGACGCCAGGGCGAGCGCCGCAACGACGGCCCGCGCCGTCCCCGCGAGGACCGTCCGGAGGGCGGACGTCCGGCACGGGCCGACGGACGGGGCGACAGCCGCCGCGAAGGTCAGGGCGAGGGCGCCCGCCGCGAGCCGCAGGGCGGCCGCAACCGGCCCGAGCGCCGCGACGAGAACCGCCGTCCCAGCACCGAGCCGCGCCCGCCGCGCCGCGAGCGCCAGCCCGATCCGGATTCGCCCTTCGCGGCACTCGCCGCACTGAAGGCGAAGCTGGAATCGGACGGGGGCAAGCGCTGA
- a CDS encoding family 2A encapsulin nanocompartment cargo protein cysteine desulfurase, protein MTTPNAPALGLPTGSAGDLAHADLVGRLAREIYGQGQAASAPFQPHLPQTPQVPKEFGQGLGQGLGQGLGLESLPTGPGQLALPGATLGTPSLPSGALPSGFQPDVSAQAARSFGSPPVGLPGLSGPSHANPVGATPAPSSANLFDVATIPSVHPFPNQNRLPEFFVPSVPDVAATIPGGPDLHRQIAADHPRANGFAHALAPHLVPADPGKPSGDAAQEHFSQFGRLPHSNVPAPDNTGDYYFLQPAPPPARGKKAAAQPRVEPSRHEGPAPRVTSHGSVPAGAPFDVEHIRKDFPALHQSVNGHRLVWLDNAATTHKPQSVIDATSEFYGRHNSNIHRAAHTLAARSTDLFEGGREKTRRFLNAPSKDDIVFLRGTTEAINLVANSYGRANIGPGDEIIVSTIEHHANIVPWQLLAQATGATIRVIPVNDRGEIIFEQYAALLSGRTKIVSVTHVANALGTVNPIREIIALAHAYGVPVLVDAAQSTPHIPIDVQALDADFLVFSGHKVFGPTGIGALYGKRHLLEAMPPWQGGGHMIEDVTFSKTVYKGAPEKFEAGTPDIAGAVGLGAALDYLESVGLPAIAAYEHDLLEYAQEGLADVKGLRLIGTALNKASVMSFTVEGLSNEAVAHHLDSLGIAVRSGHHCALPALRRFGVDQSVRASLAFYNTREDVDLFLRGLHTLPRH, encoded by the coding sequence ATGACTACGCCTAACGCACCCGCTCTCGGTCTTCCGACCGGCAGCGCGGGCGATCTGGCGCATGCCGATCTCGTCGGGCGCCTCGCCCGCGAGATCTACGGCCAGGGACAGGCGGCCAGCGCACCGTTCCAGCCTCACCTGCCGCAGACGCCTCAAGTCCCCAAAGAGTTTGGGCAGGGACTTGGGCAAGGACTCGGGCAAGGACTCGGGCTTGAGAGCCTCCCCACCGGTCCCGGGCAGCTCGCGCTGCCCGGCGCCACCCTCGGTACGCCCTCCCTGCCGTCCGGCGCGCTGCCTTCGGGCTTTCAGCCCGACGTCTCGGCGCAGGCTGCGCGCTCCTTCGGCTCGCCGCCGGTCGGCCTGCCGGGCCTGAGCGGGCCTTCGCACGCAAACCCGGTCGGCGCGACGCCCGCCCCGTCGAGCGCGAATCTGTTCGACGTGGCGACAATCCCCTCGGTGCATCCGTTCCCGAACCAGAACCGGCTGCCCGAATTTTTCGTGCCGAGCGTGCCCGACGTGGCAGCGACGATCCCCGGCGGGCCCGACCTGCACCGCCAGATCGCGGCCGACCACCCGCGCGCCAACGGCTTCGCCCATGCGCTGGCGCCGCACCTTGTGCCCGCCGACCCGGGCAAGCCCAGCGGCGACGCCGCGCAGGAGCATTTTTCGCAGTTCGGCCGCCTCCCGCATTCGAATGTGCCCGCCCCCGACAACACGGGCGACTACTACTTCCTGCAGCCGGCCCCGCCGCCGGCGAGGGGCAAGAAGGCTGCGGCTCAGCCCCGGGTCGAGCCTTCGCGCCACGAGGGTCCCGCCCCGCGGGTGACATCCCACGGCTCCGTGCCGGCGGGCGCGCCCTTCGATGTCGAGCACATCCGAAAGGACTTCCCGGCGCTGCACCAGAGCGTGAACGGGCACCGCCTCGTCTGGCTCGACAACGCGGCCACCACACACAAGCCGCAGAGCGTGATTGACGCGACCAGCGAATTCTACGGCCGCCACAACTCGAACATCCACCGGGCCGCGCACACGCTGGCCGCGCGCTCCACGGATCTGTTCGAGGGCGGACGCGAGAAGACGCGGCGCTTCCTCAACGCGCCGAGCAAGGATGACATCGTCTTCCTGCGCGGCACCACGGAGGCGATCAACCTCGTCGCGAACTCCTACGGACGGGCGAACATTGGCCCGGGCGACGAGATCATCGTCTCGACCATCGAGCACCACGCCAACATCGTGCCCTGGCAGCTGCTGGCGCAGGCGACCGGCGCGACGATCCGGGTGATCCCGGTCAACGATCGCGGCGAGATCATCTTCGAGCAATACGCGGCGCTGCTCTCGGGCCGCACCAAGATCGTCTCGGTGACGCATGTCGCCAACGCGCTCGGGACGGTGAACCCGATCCGGGAGATCATCGCGCTTGCCCACGCCTACGGCGTGCCGGTGCTGGTCGATGCTGCGCAATCGACCCCTCACATCCCGATCGACGTTCAGGCGCTCGACGCCGATTTCTTGGTGTTTTCCGGCCACAAGGTGTTCGGGCCGACCGGCATAGGTGCTTTGTACGGGAAGCGGCATCTTCTGGAGGCGATGCCGCCGTGGCAGGGTGGCGGCCACATGATCGAGGACGTCACGTTCTCGAAGACCGTCTACAAGGGCGCGCCCGAAAAGTTCGAGGCGGGCACGCCGGACATCGCCGGCGCGGTCGGCCTCGGTGCGGCGCTCGACTACCTGGAAAGCGTCGGCCTTCCGGCGATCGCAGCCTACGAGCACGATCTGCTCGAATACGCGCAAGAGGGCTTGGCTGATGTGAAGGGGCTGCGCCTGATCGGCACCGCGCTCAACAAGGCGAGCGTCATGTCATTCACGGTCGAGGGTCTGAGCAACGAGGCGGTCGCCCACCACCTCGATTCCCTCGGGATCGCGGTGCGCTCGGGCCACCACTGCGCCCTGCCGGCGCTGCGCCGCTTCGGCGTCGATCAGTCGGTGCGCGCCTCGCTGGCCTTCTACAACACACGGGAAGACGTCGATCTCTTCCTGCGCGGGCTGCACACCCTGCCGCGTCACTGA
- a CDS encoding DUF6065 family protein — MSPIQSSLAKQTSHGWHRGASQTALIEKAAYDEWRSRRSTFQARVAAGEPDAVRAGWQRDYIAGRDQAGGDGPRFHRTKRILPKPVR; from the coding sequence ATGAGCCCGATTCAAAGCTCGCTGGCCAAGCAAACCAGCCATGGCTGGCACAGGGGCGCGAGCCAGACGGCGCTCATTGAAAAGGCTGCCTATGACGAATGGCGCAGTCGCCGCTCGACCTTCCAGGCGCGCGTCGCTGCGGGCGAACCGGATGCGGTCCGCGCGGGCTGGCAACGCGACTACATCGCCGGGCGCGATCAGGCTGGCGGCGATGGACCGAGATTCCACCGGACCAAGCGGATCCTGCCCAAGCCCGTCCGGTAG
- the tuf gene encoding elongation factor Tu, translating into MAKEKFSRTKPHCNIGTIGHVDHGKTSLTAAITKVLAESGGATFTAYDQIDKAPEEKARGITISTAHVEYETTNRHYAHVDCPGHADYVKNMITGAAQMDGAILVVSAADGPMPQTREHILLARQVGVPALVVFLNKVDMVDDEELLELVELEVRELLSKYDFPGDDIPITKGSALMALEDKEPKIGKEAVLALMATVDEYIPQPERPIDMPFLMPIEDVFSISGRGTVVTGRVERGIVKVGESVEIVGIRPTTTTTVTGVEMFRKLLDQGQAGDNVGVLLRGTKREDVERGQVVCKPGSVKPHSKFKAEAYILTKEEGGRHTPFFTNYRPQFYFRTTDVTGVCTLPEGTEMVMPGDNVTMDVVLIVPVAMEEKLRFAIREGGRTVGAGVVAAIND; encoded by the coding sequence ATGGCCAAGGAAAAGTTCTCCCGTACCAAGCCGCACTGCAACATCGGCACGATCGGGCACGTGGATCACGGCAAGACGTCGCTGACGGCGGCGATCACGAAGGTTTTGGCGGAGTCGGGCGGGGCGACCTTCACGGCCTACGACCAGATCGACAAGGCGCCGGAAGAGAAGGCGCGCGGCATCACGATCTCGACCGCCCACGTCGAGTACGAGACGACCAACCGCCACTATGCGCACGTCGACTGCCCCGGCCACGCCGACTACGTGAAGAACATGATCACCGGTGCCGCCCAGATGGACGGCGCGATCCTGGTCGTGTCCGCCGCCGACGGCCCGATGCCGCAGACCCGCGAGCACATCCTGCTCGCCCGCCAGGTCGGCGTGCCGGCGCTGGTGGTGTTCCTCAACAAGGTCGACATGGTCGATGACGAGGAGCTCCTGGAGCTGGTCGAGCTGGAGGTGCGCGAGCTGCTCTCGAAGTACGACTTCCCCGGCGACGACATCCCGATCACCAAGGGCTCGGCCCTGATGGCGCTCGAGGACAAGGAGCCGAAGATCGGCAAGGAAGCCGTCCTGGCGCTGATGGCGACGGTGGACGAGTACATCCCGCAGCCGGAGCGTCCGATCGACATGCCGTTCCTGATGCCGATCGAGGACGTGTTCTCGATCTCGGGCCGCGGCACGGTGGTGACGGGTCGCGTCGAGCGCGGCATCGTCAAGGTCGGCGAGTCGGTGGAGATCGTCGGCATCCGTCCGACGACGACGACGACGGTGACCGGCGTCGAGATGTTCCGCAAGCTGCTCGACCAGGGCCAGGCGGGCGACAACGTCGGCGTGCTGCTGCGAGGCACGAAGCGCGAGGACGTGGAGCGCGGCCAGGTGGTGTGCAAGCCGGGTTCGGTGAAGCCGCACTCGAAGTTCAAGGCTGAGGCCTACATCCTGACGAAGGAGGAGGGCGGGCGCCACACGCCGTTCTTCACCAACTACCGCCCGCAGTTCTACTTCCGCACGACGGACGTGACCGGCGTGTGCACGCTGCCCGAGGGCACCGAGATGGTGATGCCGGGCGACAACGTGACCATGGACGTGGTGCTGATCGTGCCGGTGGCCATGGAAGAGAAGCTGCGCTTCGCCATCCGCGAGGGTGGCCGCACCGTCGGTGCCGGCGTCGTCGCCGCCATCAACGACTGA
- a CDS encoding family 2B encapsulin nanocompartment shell protein, with the protein MSGPGLSVSASAARNLATATVTSVQNVANTPRFLLRLLPFVDVAGGVYRVNRRAVVLAKPGRIDLSLEDKARTVRSGSLRAVPLFSRLGDAELAALADKFTQSQHKAGDVIAEEGSSGRSLVIVADGTVELTLSGPYKGRLRQGLATRGDYFGDDALVGEAGPAPAVKALSAVTLLTLDRAAIEDDGIRSRIGQYQEERDRLKGHTNSHGEQGIELLAVHAGEPRLPTTFVDYEIDPREYHLSTIQTILNTHTRVTDLYSNEIDQLREQIRLTVDAVKEREEWELLNNSQFGLLGEVAGRQRIPTRSGPPTPDDLDELLTLVWKKPAFFVAHPRAIAAFGREATRRGVPPVVVHLFGAPFITWRGVPLVPSDKLPIDTDPVTGAQTTSILLLRVGEGEQGVVGLQKSGVTGEIEPGLSVRYMGTNDHSIASHLVTRYFSAAVLVEDAIARLDNVLLGNYHDYA; encoded by the coding sequence ATGAGTGGACCGGGCCTGAGCGTGAGCGCATCCGCCGCGCGCAATCTAGCGACCGCAACTGTCACCTCGGTGCAGAACGTCGCCAACACGCCCCGCTTCCTCCTGCGCCTGCTGCCCTTTGTCGACGTCGCCGGCGGCGTCTACCGGGTCAACCGCCGCGCCGTGGTGCTGGCCAAGCCCGGCCGCATCGATCTCAGTCTCGAAGACAAGGCTCGCACGGTACGCTCTGGCTCGCTGCGCGCCGTGCCGCTCTTCAGCCGCCTGGGCGATGCCGAGCTCGCCGCGCTCGCCGACAAGTTCACGCAGAGCCAGCACAAGGCCGGCGACGTCATCGCCGAGGAGGGCTCGTCCGGCCGCAGCCTCGTGATCGTGGCAGACGGCACCGTCGAGCTGACCCTGTCGGGCCCCTACAAGGGCCGGTTGCGTCAGGGGCTCGCCACGCGCGGCGACTACTTCGGCGACGACGCCCTCGTCGGCGAGGCCGGTCCGGCGCCGGCGGTGAAGGCGCTCTCTGCGGTGACGCTGCTGACCCTCGACCGCGCGGCGATCGAGGATGACGGCATCCGCTCGCGCATCGGCCAGTACCAAGAGGAGCGCGACCGCCTCAAGGGCCATACCAACTCCCACGGCGAGCAGGGCATCGAACTCCTGGCGGTCCATGCCGGCGAGCCGCGCCTGCCGACCACCTTCGTCGATTACGAGATCGACCCGCGCGAGTACCACCTCTCGACGATCCAAACGATCCTCAACACCCACACCCGGGTCACCGACCTCTACTCCAACGAGATCGACCAGCTGCGCGAGCAGATCCGCCTCACGGTCGATGCCGTGAAGGAGCGCGAGGAGTGGGAGCTGCTCAACAACTCGCAGTTCGGCTTGCTCGGTGAGGTCGCCGGCCGCCAGCGCATCCCGACCCGCTCCGGTCCGCCGACCCCGGACGATCTCGACGAACTGCTCACCCTCGTCTGGAAGAAGCCCGCCTTCTTCGTGGCGCATCCGCGCGCCATCGCCGCCTTCGGCCGCGAGGCCACCCGCCGCGGCGTGCCGCCGGTCGTGGTCCACCTGTTCGGCGCACCCTTCATCACCTGGCGCGGCGTGCCGCTGGTGCCGAGCGACAAGCTGCCGATCGACACTGATCCGGTCACGGGCGCCCAGACCACCTCGATTCTGCTCCTGCGCGTCGGCGAGGGCGAGCAGGGCGTGGTCGGCCTCCAGAAATCGGGCGTGACCGGCGAGATCGAGCCCGGCCTGTCGGTGCGCTACATGGGCACCAACGACCACTCCATCGCCTCGCACCTCGTGACCCGCTACTTCTCGGCCGCCGTGCTGGTCGAGGACGCGATCGCCCGTCTCGATAACGTTCTGCTGGGCAATTACCATGACTACGCCTAA